The sequence ATCATGATTCCTGTTAATAGGAATACAAATATGGAAATCCCAATATTGAAGACAAATAGGAAGAAGACTGTACCTAAACGGTTAATGGTCTTTGTAATGGTTAGATTGGTATTGCTTCTGTCTTCAATTTCTTCCGCAACAATTTTTTCTCTGTCTTCGCCATTGTTGGAATCTGGGCTGGTGGAGAGCAGGCTTTCCACACGGTCAATACCGATACTTTCAATGTCTGAACTGTTGTATTGAAGCAGTAGCCACGGTTGCTGAACCTGTATGGAAAACAGGCTATCTCTGATTAAGTCCACGCTGTCCTTGCCTTGACTATCGGAATGGGGCATGACAATCTTCGTGCCAAGTGATAAACTGGCATTACTGATGTCTGATGAAAAGTCATTGATTTTTTTAATGTAGTCGGGAGCGTAGGCAATAAAGGAAGCCGATAGGATAAACACCAGCACAAAATTCATAATGGCATGAATTGCCTTTGTGGTTTCTCTCTTTATCAGTCCCGTATAGGCAACATAAACCCCAAGAACCAAAATCAAGAGTAAGAGGAATCCAACATAGAAACCCTCTGTTGAAAATCCGTTTGCACTCACACCAGCTAAGGTCTGCATATTCTTACCAATGGAATCTGCTGTAGCGGAAATGAAGTCTAAGGAATAGGCTTCCTGTACTAAGTAACCTGTCGCATTGGAAACATACAAACTGATTGTCCAAATAAAATTGGTAATGGCATATAGTCCATACATGACCTGTTTTCCAATCCCGTCCGACCAGTTCCACGGAAGCCAGCCCCAGCTATTATCCACATAAAAATCCAGTTGATAGTTTTCAAGTGGGTATCGGCTGTATTCATTTGCCACATTGACCGTATCATCTACCAAGCCCGCAGCTTGAACCACCGTTCCCAGCATGGCTAAAAGAAAAATGGCAATCACAAGTGTGAAAGCCACTGTCATTGCCACTTTACCTAGACGTTTCAGCATCCAGTTTGATTTTATTCTGTTTACTATTGATGGTTTCACATTTACACCTCTTTTCGCACAGGTGGTCTGGTATCAAAGGCATGGAGCAGTTCTTCAAATACAGGGTGGAACTGTATCACACCGACACGACCATATAAATCACTGATAAGGCATTGCCCGTTTTCCAAATCACGCAATCGCTTCTGATTGTTTTCGTCCTCTGGGTCTACACCAAAAAAGGCTAAGGTCTTTTTAATCTCGTTAAGGTCAGTGGAACGAAATGCAAATTTTAAGCCGAGGTTATTTTTCAGTTTTTCATCTAAGAGGTCGTCTGTATTTTGGGTCACGAAATATACCCCAGCGTTCATAGCACGACCAGCCCGAACCAGCTTCATAGATAGTGTTTTTCCTTGTGCTACCTGTAAAAAGCTCCATGCTTCGTCTAAATCTACAATCTTGAAAATGCTTCGGTCTGTATGGATAAAGTCTAAAGCAAAGGTACTAATGACAATCAGCATAGCAACGGATAAAAGCTCCATAGTGGTATATTCCTCAAAGGAAGTTTCCTTGTCGGGAAGTACCAAGTCCGCAACCTGTATAATGTTCAGTTGTTTTTCTAAGCTGATAGACTGCTCCACATAACCATTACTGAATAATAAATGTGCAAAGTCATAGTCTGTAAAACTTTCGATATGGTCGGCTATACTGGTACTTAGTGGCGTATTCTCAACCCGTAATTCCTCAATCACTTTCATCAACCCTCGTACTTCACTATTGGTTACTGCACGAATGGCTTTTCTAAGGATTGGGAAGCGTTCCCCATCACGAGAGGAAATCCCCGTAAGGAATGTCAGAATATCAATAGCCAGTGATTCAGAATCTTTGGGATTTTTCATAATCACATAAGGGTCAAGTAAGCCTTTGTTTTTCTCATCAGAAGTCAGAGTGACGATATTGATTTCATGGGAAATCTCTGGCAAGGTTTCTTTCCATCTGCCACGTTCTGCTTTTGGGTCTACAATCACTGCTTGTGCCCCATAAAGCACCGCATAATAGACGATAAGGTTATTCGCAAAGGATTTACCACCACCCAGCGAACCAACAAAAGCCGACGCTAACGCATTGGTTACTGAACCCTTAACCCCTTGACTGGCAAGAGCAGGTTTCAGATAGACATTGCGTCCAGTATCTAAGCTGTAGCCAACATAAATCCCCTCATTTTCCCCCAGCATTTGAGTAGCACCAAAACCTAAACCAGCGAGGAAATCAGAGGTCACGTATTGAATATAATCATTCATATAACGCTTGCTGGCAGGTAAAAATTCTTCATGTAAGCCGAGCATATCCCCAAATGGTCGTACCAGTTTTACGCTTAAATCGTCATAAAAATCTTTCACTTCATTACAACGACGTTTGAGTTCGTCAAGATCATTTGCTGATACCCTTACCACATAAGACAGCTTGTACATAGATTCCTTGCTTTGGTCTAAATTGGTTTCCAGCTCATTCACACTTTCCAGAGCTTCCGCCACATTGGAGCTGGTTTCATTATCACTTTGCCAAGCGTGGTTATCCAAGTCTTTCAGTTCTTTCTTTTTATTGCGGACAGTAGATAGGGCTTTACGATTCGCTACAATTTCCACATTCATTGACGTATCAATCGGGAATGTAAATTGCTGTTGCTGGTAGTAGAAGATTTCAGAGGACGGGAAGTCCAGTTCTCCGACAATGCTGTTAATGGTAAAGTAAGCTACATAGACGGTTTCATCTTCCTGCTGGATTTTCAAATATCGCTGTTTTTCTTCCACCAAACAGCGAGTAGGCTTAATCAAGTCATAGTATTTAATCAGCGTTTCATTATCCAGCTTTTTCTTTGATAGATGGTACTCATACTCTTCATAGGCAGTGCCTGTCTGTCCGTAAAGGTGTTCAATCAGATAGCCGAAGTCGTCCTTATCTAACCTGCGGATTTTGAAACGACGAGAGATTTTATTTTCTAAGAGCTTTTCCATCTTCTGAAAACGCAGGATTTCATCATTACTCATACTAACAAAATCGCCCATCAGCTTATGGTTCACATCATAGACAAAATCAGACAAAGCATTTTTTGCTTCAACGGTAAGACTTTTCATAGAAAACTCCTGATCGTTGAGAAGCAACTTAAAGCCGATAAAGAAACGGTAGTTCACTTGATTTTCGCCAATCATGGATATTAAAGCGTCTGTCTGTTGGTCGATTTTGTCATAGGCAACCGCTTTGAGCTTGCCAGTGACTTCATTTTTGGAACGCTCTTGTGCAGAACGTATGCTGGATTCTGTACTGATTTGTAAAGCATGAATTTTGCCATCACGATTTTGTGCGATAAGCTGTCTGAAAGAATCATGCACTTGTATTTTCTGTTCTGGACTTAGAAATGAGTAATTGTAAGGAACAAGCTCATAGTAAGCATAACATTCCCCGTCTTTATTCCAGACGAGATTGTTTTCAATGTATTTAATTGGATATGCCATAAAATTCACTCCTAACTGCTGTAATGGCTTCTTGTGGCTGGTTTCTGCCAAGCGTTACTTTTTTTCCTGCATAGGTCAGCTTTGGTCGCAGTGCATAAGCAATGACAGACTTCAAAAATCCATAAGGCTTTTTACCATCAAAAGTTTTTGTAGACATAAACCATGTGAAAGCCACAGGAATCCCAAAGTATTTGAGAAATGCTCCCTCTATCATGGAAAGAGGGGGCAAGTTGCCAAGTATCATCACTGCAAAGAGTGACACGACAAACCATGTCATTTGCGTAAAGGTTATGGGAAACGGAAGTCTAAAATCATTGATAGAATACAGTACCTTTTCCACAGACCAGATACTGGTATAGCTTCGTATTTTCTTCATGTAATCAATCCTTTCATAAAAAATAGGGGTAGCTGATTGAGCCACCCCGTAAAATAGAAAATCTGCCAGTAGTAATGTACCGACAGATTTAATAGACGATTTCAAAAATCCCATGATTGGTTGAGATAAACGTTCCTGAAAGGTCTAAATCCCGACCATAGGCTTGATAATCAATATAGTTTTGAAGACTAGCTGGTACTTCGCCTAAAGCACCCGTTTCTTCAATGTAGTAGCGTGCCACGTCATACATATCATCACAATCGGAATGAATGATAATATCCTCTTGATGTTCGCTTAGTTCTTCAATGCTTGAAAAATGAGTGAGCAGAGCAGATAGCTCCGATTGTAATTCTTCGGGTAATTCCGATACCATTTCCCATAGTCGATTGAGTTCGCCAATGGAAGTGTATTCGTCAACCGTAAAGGGTAACTCGTAGTCATGAATGGCGTATTCCTCATATTCATCATTCAAGCCGATTTTCTCTTTGACTTCCTCAAAGTCAATGGGAAAGGTAAACCACGCACCGACCAATTCGCCCTCATTGTATTTGCCTAAATTCGCAATATAGACTTGCATATCGTCCATATATTCACGTCCTTTCTTTGTAGAGATTCAAAAATCCCTACCGCACTTCGTTTGGTGTACCATTCCTTTGCGGAACATAAGAAAACCACTTATATTCCACAAAAGAACGGTTTTATTTAAGCACCAATAATGCGATTGAATAGCTCTAGTAAAATGTCTTTTACTCCAGCAGCGTTGAAGACTAAGCCAACCGCAATAATCGCAATAATTAAAAAGCCAATCAGTTTGCTAAACTCACGCTTGAAGCCAAGATACAAGCCAATCACAACGATTGCTAAAAGCACCAGTGATTGAGCGTTTGATAGAAACCAGTTATAAAGGTTTTGTCCAAAATTCATAAAAATGTTCTCCTCTCTATATTCAATGAATTTGTATTTGAGTTATTTTTTTGTTGTTATCACGTCCTGTTCTTTTACTGACTGTTGCTTCAAAATCTGCTTGTGTCGGTCTGTCAGTTTCGCATGGTCGAGAATGTCTTTTACAACCTGCGTCTGGTTGATTTCATCAAGTTTAATCGCAACCTTTAAGGTCGGGGCAACTTGATGAGATAGCCAGTTCAGCGTCCTTTGGAAGGAGTAAGGCTCTGGTTTTGTGGTTAGTTTTAATCGTTCACGATTGTTCCCAATAAACCAAGCCCATTCTTCATTCAGTTTCCAATCAGAACGAGGTTTGGAATCGTCTTTATCTACAAAACGGATATACCGATTGATAATTTTAAAGGCGGTATGCTCTGGATTGTCATAGACGAGTAAATCACGGACTGCATAATAGGCACGCTCATTTTTCAATCGAATCTCAAAACGGTTTTTTACTTCTGCGTCTTCAATGGGAATATCATTTTTCTTGTACTGCTCGTAGTCCTTTTCATAGATACAGAAATAAACTTCACTTTGTAATGAACCGATATAGAGGGTGTTTCCCATACATTCCTTTTCCTCTTTGCGTACCAGTTCGCCACTGCGATAGCTTTTAAAACTGCGGAAGACGGAGATACATTCTTCCTGTTGGCACTTTTCAGTGAGTACAGGGATATTTAAAATCCCTGTCTTATCGTTAATGGCAAGGTCAAGGCGTTTCATCACACCGCCAGCCACCAAAACGTCCATAAAGAACTCATACCAGCTTCTTTGTTGTGCCAGAAGATAGCTTTCAAATTGTCTGCACCCACGACCTTTCAATTCCACCAGAACTCCTTTGTCCAGTTCATGGGAGCAAAGGACGAATATGTCGCCTAAAGCATAATGCTCTGAATAAGAATAGAAACCATAGTCCTCATGAAGAAAATAGGACAGTTTCAGTTGTAAGATGTTTTCGACCACCTGCTGTACGTCTGTTGTCGGAAAGCGAATTCTTACATAATCAAACAGCATTTCAAGGGGAGCGTCGGGATTGAAGCGTTCCAGAGCTTCCCAAAGGGACTGCTGTAAATCCTCTGATGGCTTGACTTTTCCTGTTTCAATATCGCTTAGATACTGCCTTGTAATACCAGTCGCAACAGCTAAACGGTTTTGAGATAGTCCATAAGCCAAGCGTTTTTCTTTTAAATGCTGTAACCAAGTTTGTTCATTCAGTAAAAATCCCTCCAATCAAAAAGGCGTATGTCAACTTTTAAAGCCCATTTGACATACGCTGAAATTTTGTAAATCCCTTGTAACCAAAGGATTTTCTAATGTTTTTTTGACTGTTTCCTGTCGATTTGTACCCCCCTGTTAGATACGGGGGGTTAAGTGCTGGCGTGGCTATTGCCACACCAGCCAGCAAGATCAGTCCACACCTGCGACTTCCGCTTCGCACGTCGCCTGCGTGGACTGTCTGCTGTTGGATAACTTTTTAATTTCCTCCAAGAAATCATATCCTTTTGGTACAAGGGGAGTATAAAACTCTGATATGACACTTGTTCCTACATCAACATAGCCACGACCTTTGATTCGCTTTAAGAAGAAATCCTTTTGTACGTCACTGCCAAACATCATGCCATAGCCCATTTCAGACATACGACCTAAAGCCACTCTGAAATTAAACTGATCACGGATTCCGTCGCCTAAATATTTTGCGTCTGGACGTTGACAAGCCAGTATTAGAAAGAAGCCAGCTTGACGACCTAACATGACAATCTGTTTCAGCTTATTCATAACTGCGGTGTTTTCTTTTGTTCCCAGCATTTCCATGAAAGCGACGTATTCATCAAAGATTAAGAAGTGTGCCGGGAGACCTAAGTAAGCATAATTTTTGCCAGTCTTATAGTTCTTCATCTGCTTCATTTCCTCACTACGTTTCATCATTTCTTCATAGAATGTTTCAATGCAAGAAAGCAAGTCTTCTTTTCTATAGTAGACATTTGCCATCACAGAACCTAAGTCCGCAAGATCAGCATTTTTCGGGTCAAGAATATACAGTTTTGAATCTGTATGAAGCAAGGCTTCAATCAGTGTCAGTATAAAGTAAGTTTTACCGCCACCTGTACCACCAGCAATCAACATATGAGGGAGCTTATCATATTCCCACCATACGTTTTTCATTAAGCGAAGTTTACCATCTTTAGCTTCTACTTCATCAATAGAAATACGACTGGCTATGGTGTCATAGAGCAAAGTATATTCCACATAGGAATCCTTTAACTCTTTATCCGTCAGCTCACAGTACAAGCCACTCTCTAATTTCTTTTCCAAGTGTAAGAGTTGGTCTTGATATTTTCCCAGCGTGATTTCCACCCGTATCTGTATCAAGCCATTTTTAAGTCGATAATACATTTTAGGGAAGTAGGTTATCTTTTCCTTTGTACGACCAGCACTATCTTTAAAGAAACCCTCTGTTTTGACCTGTTCAGATTCATACCACTTGTTTTCAAGTATCATCTTTGCCAGTTTTTGACGGTGGTAAAGTTGTTTAACCGTATCATAGCGAACCCGTTTGAATACAAACGCTACCAGCAAGCAGATAAGAATTGCGACACTGAAACTGATAATTAAATAGGGAATGTCAATCTTATCTGCTTGTGATAGGTTAAAATCCTGCCAGTTGATCTGCTGGATTGTCTTCACATGAAACAGTCCGACAACCAGCAGGAAAACAGGCAGGAGTGACGCTATCGTAAAATGAAAGACTAAATCTTTACCAGATGGGCGAATCCTTTTACCACGCTGTTTCATGCGAAAAAGTCTCCTTTCTACCTAGCGACTATTTGTCTTGTGTCGGTTCTTTCTTTGCTTGTGGTTGAGCTTTGAATGAACTAGAATCCTTTGTCAGCACAATATCGTCTGCCTTGATATACCAGTCAACATCTGCTCCTTGATAGGTGGCAGTAGCAACGGTGTCCGCAATGGGATTGATAAGTTCCACCCGTGCGTTATAATCAAACTCTTTCAAAGGCACGCTGGCAGGAATACTTACTTGAATCATGCGTCCTTGTCCTTTGGATTTTAAGTCATAGGTACGTTCCTTGATTTCATCTGAAACCGACCCGTCTTCATTTTGGATTCTCACTTCACGACGTAGAGCAGAGAATTTCAATTCTCCAAAAGTCGTGTCTTTATCTAATACAATGCCATTTGCTAATCTCATCATTTTTCCTCTCTTTCTTTATTCTTTTATCATGTCGTCAGCATGTAAAAGGTAATTTGTAAAACCACGAGTGCCGATTTTGTAGCCCTCTGCGGTAATACGTGGATTGACTAACTTCACACGTTCCTCAAAGCCGAAATGTTTTTCGCCAGCTTCAGCAGGAAGCACCACCACAATATCATCTGCTCTTTGAACATCAGAATAGAGATTATAGCTTCTTGATAAGACAGTTAGCCGTCCGTTGATTCTTCGCTGAACGACTTTATCCTCGCCAGCAAATTCTAAATTGCCGAATGTTTTTTCCATGTTGGGAATCACAAATTTAAGTTCCATATTTTTACCTATCCTTTCTTTTTTATTGGCTGAATGAATGTTTGATGGTCTTAAAGAGTGGGGAACGACCTTTTGATTCTTGATTTTTTGTTTTCATA comes from Fenollaria sporofastidiosus and encodes:
- the tcpF gene encoding conjugal transfer ATPase TcpF, which produces MAYPIKYIENNLVWNKDGECYAYYELVPYNYSFLSPEQKIQVHDSFRQLIAQNRDGKIHALQISTESSIRSAQERSKNEVTGKLKAVAYDKIDQQTDALISMIGENQVNYRFFIGFKLLLNDQEFSMKSLTVEAKNALSDFVYDVNHKLMGDFVSMSNDEILRFQKMEKLLENKISRRFKIRRLDKDDFGYLIEHLYGQTGTAYEEYEYHLSKKKLDNETLIKYYDLIKPTRCLVEEKQRYLKIQQEDETVYVAYFTINSIVGELDFPSSEIFYYQQQQFTFPIDTSMNVEIVANRKALSTVRNKKKELKDLDNHAWQSDNETSSNVAEALESVNELETNLDQSKESMYKLSYVVRVSANDLDELKRRCNEVKDFYDDLSVKLVRPFGDMLGLHEEFLPASKRYMNDYIQYVTSDFLAGLGFGATQMLGENEGIYVGYSLDTGRNVYLKPALASQGVKGSVTNALASAFVGSLGGGKSFANNLIVYYAVLYGAQAVIVDPKAERGRWKETLPEISHEINIVTLTSDEKNKGLLDPYVIMKNPKDSESLAIDILTFLTGISSRDGERFPILRKAIRAVTNSEVRGLMKVIEELRVENTPLSTSIADHIESFTDYDFAHLLFSNGYVEQSISLEKQLNIIQVADLVLPDKETSFEEYTTMELLSVAMLIVISTFALDFIHTDRSIFKIVDLDEAWSFLQVAQGKTLSMKLVRAGRAMNAGVYFVTQNTDDLLDEKLKNNLGLKFAFRSTDLNEIKKTLAFFGVDPEDENNQKRLRDLENGQCLISDLYGRVGVIQFHPVFEELLHAFDTRPPVRKEV
- a CDS encoding conjugal transfer protein, which encodes MKKIRSYTSIWSVEKVLYSINDFRLPFPITFTQMTWFVVSLFAVMILGNLPPLSMIEGAFLKYFGIPVAFTWFMSTKTFDGKKPYGFLKSVIAYALRPKLTYAGKKVTLGRNQPQEAITAVRSEFYGISN
- a CDS encoding antirestriction protein ArdA, which codes for MDDMQVYIANLGKYNEGELVGAWFTFPIDFEEVKEKIGLNDEYEEYAIHDYELPFTVDEYTSIGELNRLWEMVSELPEELQSELSALLTHFSSIEELSEHQEDIIIHSDCDDMYDVARYYIEETGALGEVPASLQNYIDYQAYGRDLDLSGTFISTNHGIFEIVY
- the mobT gene encoding MobT family relaxase yields the protein MNEQTWLQHLKEKRLAYGLSQNRLAVATGITRQYLSDIETGKVKPSEDLQQSLWEALERFNPDAPLEMLFDYVRIRFPTTDVQQVVENILQLKLSYFLHEDYGFYSYSEHYALGDIFVLCSHELDKGVLVELKGRGCRQFESYLLAQQRSWYEFFMDVLVAGGVMKRLDLAINDKTGILNIPVLTEKCQQEECISVFRSFKSYRSGELVRKEEKECMGNTLYIGSLQSEVYFCIYEKDYEQYKKNDIPIEDAEVKNRFEIRLKNERAYYAVRDLLVYDNPEHTAFKIINRYIRFVDKDDSKPRSDWKLNEEWAWFIGNNRERLKLTTKPEPYSFQRTLNWLSHQVAPTLKVAIKLDEINQTQVVKDILDHAKLTDRHKQILKQQSVKEQDVITTKK
- a CDS encoding FtsK/SpoIIIE domain-containing protein; this encodes MKQRGKRIRPSGKDLVFHFTIASLLPVFLLVVGLFHVKTIQQINWQDFNLSQADKIDIPYLIISFSVAILICLLVAFVFKRVRYDTVKQLYHRQKLAKMILENKWYESEQVKTEGFFKDSAGRTKEKITYFPKMYYRLKNGLIQIRVEITLGKYQDQLLHLEKKLESGLYCELTDKELKDSYVEYTLLYDTIASRISIDEVEAKDGKLRLMKNVWWEYDKLPHMLIAGGTGGGKTYFILTLIEALLHTDSKLYILDPKNADLADLGSVMANVYYRKEDLLSCIETFYEEMMKRSEEMKQMKNYKTGKNYAYLGLPAHFLIFDEYVAFMEMLGTKENTAVMNKLKQIVMLGRQAGFFLILACQRPDAKYLGDGIRDQFNFRVALGRMSEMGYGMMFGSDVQKDFFLKRIKGRGYVDVGTSVISEFYTPLVPKGYDFLEEIKKLSNSRQSTQATCEAEVAGVD
- a CDS encoding YdcP family protein, with the protein product MRLANGIVLDKDTTFGELKFSALRREVRIQNEDGSVSDEIKERTYDLKSKGQGRMIQVSIPASVPLKEFDYNARVELINPIADTVATATYQGADVDWYIKADDIVLTKDSSSFKAQPQAKKEPTQDK
- a CDS encoding YdcP family protein, which produces MELKFVIPNMEKTFGNLEFAGEDKVVQRRINGRLTVLSRSYNLYSDVQRADDIVVVLPAEAGEKHFGFEERVKLVNPRITAEGYKIGTRGFTNYLLHADDMIKE